One segment of Apus apus isolate bApuApu2 chromosome 1, bApuApu2.pri.cur, whole genome shotgun sequence DNA contains the following:
- the HMGB1 gene encoding high mobility group protein B1 translates to MGKGDPKKPRGKMSSYAFFVQTCREEHKKKHPDASVNFSEFSKKCSERWKTMSSKEKGKFEDMAKADKLRYEKEMKNYVPPKGETKKKFKDPNAPKRPPSAFFLFCSEFRPKIKGEHPGLSIGDVAKKLGEMWNNTAADDKQPYEKKAAKLKEKYEKDIAAYRAKGKVDVGKKVVAKAEKSKKKKEEEEDEDEDEEDEDDEEEEEEEEEDDDDDE, encoded by the exons atGGGCAAAGGCGATCCTAAGAAGCCGAGAGGTAAAATGTCTTCATATGCCTTCTTTGTGCAAACCTGCCGGGAGGAGCACAAGAAGAAACATCCAGATGCTTCAGTGAACTTTTCAGAGTTCTCAAAAAAGTGCTCAGAACGATGGAAG ACTATGTCTTCTAAGGAGAAAGGGAAGTTTGAAGATATGGCAAAGGCTGACAAGCTTCgttatgaaaaagaaatgaaaaactatGTACCACCTAagggggaaacaaaaaagaagttcAAGGATCCAAATGCACCGAAGAGGCCTCC TTcggcttttttcttgttttgctccGAGTTTCGTCCGAAAATCAAAGGAGAACATCCCGGTCTGTCCATTGGGGACGTTGCAAAGAAACTGGGAGAGATGTGGAACAACACCGCTGCAGATGATAAACAGCCTTATGAGAAGAAGGCTGCTAAACTGAAGGAGAAGTATGAAAAG GATATTGCTGCATACCGGGCCAAAGGGAAGGTCGATGTGGGCAAAAAAGTAGTTGCCAAGGCTGAGAAGagcaagaagaagaaggaggaggaggaagacgAGGATGAAGACgaagaagatgaagatgatgaagaggaggaagaggaggaggaggaagatgatgaCGATGATGAATAA